The Acanthochromis polyacanthus isolate Apoly-LR-REF ecotype Palm Island chromosome 2, KAUST_Apoly_ChrSc, whole genome shotgun sequence genome contains a region encoding:
- the cartl gene encoding cocaine- and amphetamine-regulated transcript-like, producing MQGEAPAATLAAPALICCLLPGPPPSCTATSTFLHRTSALLHRTSTMESSGSLLGLLLLLGLLSVLCHGQVSLEVSDEFGEDKPEAAADRDLLEALEALLGRAQNRVPSTEKRGSIPLCGMGDRCAMKFGPRIGKLCDCGRAANCNSYLLKCI from the exons ATGCAGGGAGAAGCTCCTGCTGCGACCCTCGCTGCTCCCGCTctcatctgctgcctcctgccGGGACCTCCGCCCTCCTGCACCGCTACCTCCACCTTCCTCCACCGGACCTCCGCCCTCCTGCACCGGACCAGCACCATGGAGAGCTCCGGGTCGCTCCtcgggctgctgctgctgctcggccTGCTGTCGGTTCTGTGTCACGGTCAAGTTTCTCTGGAGGTTTCCGACGAGTTTGGAGAAGACAAACCAGAAGCAGCTGCGGACAGAGATCTG TTGGAGGCGCTGGAGGCTCTGCTGGGTCGGGCACAAAACCGAGTTCCCTCCACAGAGAAGCGAGGCAGCATCCCTCTG tgtGGGATGGGCGACCGTTGTGCCATGAAGTTCGGCCCTCGCATCGGGAAGCTCTGTGACTGTGGAAGAGCAGCAAACTGCAACTCCTACCTGCTAAAATGCATCTGA